From a region of the Sphingomonas faeni genome:
- a CDS encoding N-6 DNA methylase: MTAVRLSQKHAGAYYTPDAVVAALVSWAVRRDGDRLLDPSCGDGRFLVEHPNSVGIEQDPLSAHTAIERAPGALVHEGDFFQWAEATGERFECAAGNPPFIRYHTFKGVVRARAQAFCAAQGAAFSGLTSSWAPFLVATAALLKPGGRMAFVVPAEIGHAPYASPLIEYLVAHFKHVQIVAVREKLFPGLSEDCWLLYTDGFGGTTDHIKFTVCDRFEGATRPPRQAEKVMLGEWRDIWNRRLRPYLLPAAIRNAYRSIADDTDSHRLSSFASVGIGYVSGDNSFFHLRPSEAARWKIPAAYLHSTVRTGRVLAQRPITPSTVAAWHKADDPVLLLRLQRGQELTASVRRYLDSSAGQEARLGYKCRNREPWYAVPDVQIPDFMMSYMAGRNASLVKNSAGVTCTNTVHSVRVRDRALAEKLLPNWGSPIAQLSCELEGHPLGGGMLKLEPREAGRLLFASPALAKRAEAVAFDEGVSIMRRWRHYAD, from the coding sequence ATGACCGCGGTTCGTCTGTCTCAGAAGCACGCGGGTGCCTATTACACGCCGGATGCCGTTGTTGCCGCCTTAGTAAGTTGGGCTGTGCGTCGCGATGGTGATCGCCTGCTCGACCCAAGCTGTGGCGACGGCCGCTTCCTTGTAGAGCATCCCAACAGTGTGGGTATCGAACAGGATCCGTTATCAGCGCATACTGCAATCGAACGGGCCCCAGGCGCGCTTGTCCACGAAGGAGACTTTTTCCAGTGGGCGGAAGCGACCGGCGAGCGGTTCGAATGCGCAGCCGGCAATCCGCCTTTCATTCGCTACCATACGTTCAAAGGCGTAGTGAGAGCACGAGCTCAAGCTTTTTGCGCTGCCCAGGGCGCGGCGTTCAGCGGGCTTACCTCCTCTTGGGCTCCGTTCCTCGTCGCAACAGCGGCGCTGCTAAAGCCGGGCGGTCGTATGGCCTTCGTCGTACCTGCCGAGATCGGTCATGCGCCTTACGCATCTCCCCTGATTGAATATTTGGTAGCCCATTTTAAGCATGTGCAGATTGTTGCAGTTCGCGAAAAGCTGTTCCCCGGCCTCTCAGAAGACTGTTGGCTGCTCTACACAGATGGGTTTGGCGGTACGACCGACCACATAAAGTTCACAGTTTGCGATCGGTTTGAGGGGGCTACGCGCCCCCCCAGGCAGGCCGAGAAGGTAATGCTTGGCGAATGGCGGGATATCTGGAATCGGAGGTTACGGCCGTACTTGCTGCCGGCTGCAATTCGGAATGCGTATCGGTCGATCGCCGACGATACTGACAGTCATCGACTGAGCAGCTTCGCCAGTGTCGGCATTGGCTATGTCAGCGGCGACAATAGCTTCTTCCACCTACGCCCTTCGGAGGCGGCGCGCTGGAAAATTCCGGCGGCTTACCTCCATTCTACTGTGCGGACCGGACGAGTGCTTGCACAACGGCCGATCACTCCCAGCACGGTTGCCGCCTGGCACAAAGCTGACGATCCGGTTCTGCTCCTTCGTCTTCAGCGCGGCCAAGAACTCACGGCCTCAGTTCGGCGCTACTTGGATAGTAGCGCCGGTCAGGAAGCACGGCTGGGTTATAAATGTCGGAATCGTGAGCCTTGGTACGCAGTGCCCGACGTCCAAATTCCGGACTTCATGATGAGCTATATGGCAGGCCGGAATGCCAGCCTTGTTAAAAACTCGGCAGGGGTAACTTGCACCAACACCGTACACAGCGTGCGTGTGCGAGATCGAGCACTCGCAGAAAAGCTTTTACCGAACTGGGGATCACCCATCGCGCAGCTAAGCTGCGAGCTCGAGGGCCACCCGTTAGGTGGCGGCATGCTGAAGCTCGAGCCGCGAGAGGCAGGCCGCCTGCTATTTGCATCGCCAGCACTAGCTAAACGTGCCGAGGCGGTAGCGTTCGACGAGGGGGTCAGCATAATGCGGCGTTGGCGTCACTATGCGGATTAA
- a CDS encoding recombinase family protein — protein MLIGYARVSTRDQNPALQLEALSAAGCEKIFTERASGAQRDRPELRAALEFLRAGDALVVWKLDRLARSVRQLVETAELLQTREIGLKVITQAIDTASPSGRLTFHLLAAIAEFERELTLERTHAGLLQARALGRRGGRKPAMGEPEIRRAKAMLLDSSITVEEVARQIGVQPSTLYRHIPGGRSSLLERAA, from the coding sequence TTGCTGATCGGTTATGCGCGAGTTTCGACCCGAGATCAGAACCCCGCTTTGCAGCTCGAGGCGCTTAGTGCAGCCGGCTGCGAAAAGATATTTACTGAGAGAGCTTCGGGTGCACAGCGCGACCGCCCTGAGCTTCGTGCAGCGCTCGAGTTTTTAAGAGCTGGCGACGCATTAGTCGTTTGGAAACTAGATCGCCTAGCGCGGTCGGTCCGACAGCTCGTTGAAACCGCCGAGCTTCTCCAGACCCGGGAGATCGGTCTGAAGGTCATAACCCAGGCGATTGACACCGCCAGTCCAAGCGGGCGACTGACCTTTCATCTTCTAGCGGCAATAGCCGAGTTCGAGCGCGAGCTTACCCTCGAGCGCACGCATGCGGGTCTTCTTCAGGCGCGGGCGCTTGGCCGTCGCGGTGGCCGTAAGCCCGCAATGGGTGAGCCGGAGATACGGCGAGCTAAGGCAATGCTGTTAGATTCCTCCATTACAGTTGAAGAGGTTGCTCGGCAGATCGGCGTTCAGCCTTCAACGCTTTATCGCCATATCCCTGGTGGCCGTAGCTCGCTTCTAGAGCGTGCAGCATGA
- a CDS encoding ATP-binding protein, whose translation MGAAPQFNFGDAATFEQNIAAFSIELAKLDPAAAPVLSASLNALADEQQDKAALWNSLFAAEVASDAAPSDSEIPLPLIAPPVTAPVRWFLERLEIEGFRGINNEGSPLSLKFKPDCVASISAPNGVGKSSIFDALSFAIRGKIAKLDRLLQTEKPQDYYLNRFHPGTIGTVKITLKPDNGGQSVPILVTRDDKGKRTVSGPVGVDSQALLAELDREFVLLDAPSFQSFIDDKALDRGRAFSGLLGLSRYSGLRQQLQAISNTRAFNTHFDTSAHAAKLAAAQRTATTAKTAISNDYAELVKEPLVAGTPSPEAQDRCHAALHGIPVLVDHCAERPFISIDVDACLGAVRTAEDGPTRDRLGTIIREQTKWTEANKALPTEADMSLLNSLAVARTDALTNTTGDLLRKLYRLSEQVMTGDSWPSPNVCPTCENDDGNSVLENVRTKLGQYDAAETATIAVATEWASKGWAELTDLEALTLTEGEAPRIRQLSKAGETGTLESTEALELAQHVKLLRERATVAIDALAQERLSLERQLPQSLVIVTTAVETARRLQSNWNVLEEAQSEENIETDYASKVKRLKKFLDSTATMFADAESDMAAARLAKIEPLCQELFRYIMYSPVVPTLKKPKGSEDLSIGLAEFWGLKDLSAQALLSESYRNGFAVSVYLAAASLYGGAPRFIVLDDITSSFDAGHQHHLIEVIRTRFSRPVTADGPQVILLSHDTLLEKLFNKHSSTPEWSHQRIEGTAQTAILLQSGAVNKVRENTLELLQVGRVDDAAPRIRQYLEYTLHTVIDRCRIPVPLDIAFSDDRRTPGEYLGAIETAVKLYKAAGLLVLDPVQESALQMHSAMIISNFLSHWSTGQAQSFSAPALLGVMQAIDDFPDCFKYEPTPGAPKKFYTSLRS comes from the coding sequence ATGGGTGCAGCACCACAGTTTAATTTTGGGGACGCTGCCACTTTTGAACAAAATATCGCAGCATTCTCCATAGAGCTAGCGAAGCTGGATCCAGCCGCAGCACCGGTCTTATCAGCGTCGCTGAATGCACTTGCTGACGAGCAACAGGATAAGGCCGCGCTTTGGAACTCGTTATTTGCTGCCGAAGTAGCGTCGGATGCGGCCCCTTCAGATAGTGAGATTCCACTACCTTTGATCGCGCCTCCCGTAACAGCCCCGGTACGCTGGTTTCTGGAAAGATTAGAGATTGAGGGATTTCGTGGAATCAACAACGAAGGTTCACCACTATCACTAAAGTTCAAACCTGACTGCGTCGCTTCGATATCGGCACCAAACGGCGTTGGTAAAAGTTCAATATTCGACGCACTTAGCTTCGCTATTCGAGGCAAGATCGCTAAACTAGATCGTTTGCTACAGACCGAAAAACCCCAGGACTATTATCTTAACCGTTTCCATCCGGGTACGATTGGTACTGTAAAGATAACGCTTAAGCCGGACAACGGAGGGCAATCTGTTCCAATATTAGTTACTCGGGATGATAAGGGTAAGCGCACCGTCTCAGGACCTGTCGGTGTAGACTCGCAAGCGTTGCTTGCCGAACTCGATCGAGAGTTTGTGCTCTTAGACGCCCCGTCTTTCCAGAGCTTCATAGACGACAAGGCCCTTGACCGTGGCCGGGCTTTTTCCGGCCTTCTCGGACTCTCCCGCTACTCAGGTTTACGTCAGCAACTTCAAGCAATCAGTAACACCCGGGCCTTCAACACTCATTTTGACACCAGCGCCCACGCCGCAAAACTTGCGGCGGCCCAACGCACGGCGACAACGGCGAAAACCGCTATAAGCAACGATTATGCCGAACTCGTCAAAGAACCACTCGTTGCAGGCACACCGTCGCCCGAAGCACAGGACCGCTGTCACGCTGCTCTCCACGGCATCCCAGTCTTAGTTGACCACTGCGCCGAACGCCCTTTCATAAGTATCGATGTAGATGCTTGCCTAGGCGCGGTTCGCACAGCCGAGGATGGTCCCACGCGAGATCGCTTGGGCACAATTATCCGCGAACAGACGAAATGGACCGAGGCTAACAAGGCTTTGCCAACGGAAGCGGATATGTCTCTGCTTAACTCCCTTGCGGTAGCCCGGACCGATGCACTTACAAACACAACCGGAGATCTCTTACGTAAGCTATACCGCTTGAGCGAACAGGTCATGACCGGCGACTCCTGGCCTTCGCCTAACGTCTGCCCCACATGTGAGAACGACGATGGAAACTCGGTTTTAGAGAACGTACGGACAAAATTGGGCCAGTACGATGCGGCTGAAACGGCTACCATCGCCGTGGCGACCGAATGGGCCTCAAAGGGCTGGGCAGAACTGACTGATCTCGAGGCACTGACGTTAACAGAAGGCGAGGCTCCACGCATACGCCAGCTCTCAAAAGCAGGGGAAACTGGCACTCTAGAAAGCACCGAAGCCCTTGAATTGGCGCAACACGTCAAACTATTGCGCGAGAGGGCAACCGTAGCAATCGACGCCCTTGCCCAGGAACGCCTGAGTCTCGAACGACAATTGCCGCAGTCGCTTGTTATTGTGACTACAGCGGTAGAAACAGCCCGCCGCCTTCAAAGCAATTGGAATGTGCTCGAAGAGGCTCAATCAGAAGAGAATATTGAGACGGATTACGCGTCCAAGGTTAAGCGGTTAAAGAAGTTTCTCGATAGTACCGCAACGATGTTTGCGGACGCAGAGTCCGATATGGCCGCGGCTCGTCTCGCGAAAATTGAGCCTCTATGTCAGGAGTTGTTTCGTTATATAATGTACAGCCCCGTTGTACCAACACTTAAAAAGCCGAAAGGTAGTGAGGATCTAAGCATCGGCCTTGCGGAGTTTTGGGGACTAAAGGATCTTTCTGCACAGGCCTTGTTGTCCGAAAGCTACCGGAACGGATTTGCCGTATCCGTATATCTAGCAGCGGCATCATTGTACGGCGGGGCTCCACGCTTCATCGTTCTTGATGATATAACTTCAAGCTTTGACGCGGGTCATCAGCATCATCTTATAGAGGTTATCCGAACTAGGTTTTCTCGTCCCGTAACGGCAGACGGTCCTCAGGTTATTCTACTGAGCCATGACACGCTACTGGAAAAACTATTCAACAAACATTCTAGTACGCCAGAATGGTCCCATCAGCGGATAGAAGGCACTGCGCAAACCGCAATTCTTTTACAGTCCGGTGCGGTAAATAAGGTTAGAGAAAACACGCTAGAACTCTTGCAGGTTGGACGAGTTGATGATGCTGCACCGAGAATCCGCCAGTATTTGGAATATACTCTACACACTGTAATTGATCGGTGTCGTATACCGGTCCCGCTTGATATCGCTTTTAGTGACGATAGACGTACGCCCGGCGAGTACCTTGGCGCCATTGAAACAGCCGTAAAACTGTACAAGGCAGCAGGCCTGCTTGTGCTCGATCCAGTTCAGGAGAGCGCGCTGCAAATGCATTCCGCGATGATTATCAGCAATTTCCTATCGCATTGGTCGACTGGACAGGCTCAGTCATTCTCCGCTCCAGCTCTGCTTGGCGTCATGCAAGCCATTGATGACTTCCCGGACTGTTTTAAATACGAGCCCACCCCCGGTGCTCCTAAAAAGTTTTACACTTC